CCTGGACAGGAGCACTTGGTTTGTAATTGAAGAAGTTACTTTATGGGTTGAAGCAGTCTCCAAGGCAGTGGTATAAGTGGTTTGACTCCTGCATGATCAAAATTGGCTACAGGAGATATGAGTATGACTGTTGTGTGTATGTGAGGATCCTTGATGatgactcatttatttttctgttgctgtatatggatgatatgcttattgcaaCTAAGAGTATAATGGATGTCAACAAACTGAAGGTTTTGctgagtagagaatttgacatgaaggatTCGGGCgcagccaagaagattcttgggatggaAATTCCCAGGGACAGGGATACCAAGAGATTGTGGCTATCTTAAGCCGGCTATGTGAAGAAAgtgttggagaggtttagcatggagaatgCGAAACCGATGAGTACACCTTTGGTGAATCATTTTCGTTTGTCTATCTCACAGTGTCCAAAGACAGTTGAAGAAGCTgaagacatgtctaaggtccCATATGCCAGTGGagtggggtgtctgatgtatgtTATGGTATGTACCAGGCCAAATTTGGCTCATACAGTGAGTGTGGTGAGAAAAAACATGGCAAATCTGGGAAGACAGCACTATGATGCAGTtaaatggattttcagatacttgaaaggtactacagGTTATGGCATCAATTTTGTCAAACAGAAGAGTGATTTATCAGTTGTGAGATATGTGGATGCAGATTATGCAGGGGACTTGAATGACAGAAGATCGACCACgggttatgtgttcactcttgtaggaggacctatatgatggaGGTCTATGATCCACTCCACGGTTGCGATGTCCACGACTGAGGCGGAGTACATGGCTGCGACTGAGGCTGCAATGGAAGCTTTATGGCTCACAGGGTTAGTCAGGGAGCTTGGTATTCAGCAAGGTGGAGTTCCATTGTATTGTGAGAGTCAGAATGCCATTTATTTGGCAAAGAGCCAGGTGTATCATGCGATAACCAAGCatattgatgtgaggtttcacaaaTCAGAGAATTGGTTGCTACAGGTAATTATTACTTAAGAAAATTCACACTTCTGAGAATGCAGCGAACATGTTGACGAAGTTTGTTACTGCAGaaaagttcaagcattgcttggacttgacaaatgtctccaaGTGCTAGAAAGGAGAGGAAAGGAGGCGGCATCCCCAAACATATTAGTTATAGGTAAAGGCCtaatacttgattatcttcaaagaggtgaatactcgccaaggtggagattgttggaacaagtggctcctattctactactggcccattgggtgtaattaatttatgtgggcctggggacaaataagttgtggaggggtattttggggttttccaaaatacttacaattagggttttcctatcaatatgttatgttgtaactataaatcattgaatagtaaaatatagccgcaaTCTCTCCTGTGGACATAGGCACATTGTCGAACCACGTAAGTTtgtgtctcgactctctcttgatctctcttttttcgattctatattattcatcattgttgtgcacggtaacaacaaccTCAGATCTCACCCATGTAAAAACTTAATTTATGGGATAGATCTGCTCTTGGTAAACTAGATCTAACACATCAGTTGATCATATCcttacaacaaaattttttatttacccGGCTGTGAGAGATNNNNNNNNNNNNNNNNNNNNNNNNNNNNNNNNNNNNNNNNNNNNNNNNNNNNNNNNNNNNNNNNNNNNNNNNNNNNNNNNNNNNNNNNNNNNNNNNNNNNttggttggacacccaaatgatcgagGAAAGTttggtattctttctttctttttattttcagcactttattttgatttcttttcctttttgtcatttcattttgtgtcattttctttttatttctatcagcaattaatcttttgatatttgtttctatgagaaaatattgctgctagattttgacaggtgttttggtgttcaagtttaggggacgccctggcctttgcacactcgagtttcCGCATCCTACGGTATTGTGTCTCTTgctacattggggacaatgtgtcatttaagtttgggggtgtggacaaacacattgtctttttatttgtttgtgtctttttgtttgtttttatctgtttgttttgtttaaaaaaaaaaattgtgctatgttgttgattggtcatgagttacatcataactgtggtttgcatgtcattagtgtgtttaactttttgaacactacatgtcattagaaatctgagtcctttgactcattcggtggattagagagacttcacatgtctgagttgattatcacaagcacactagcataaagtttgtgaggtatgagatttggattgattagggtgtgccttgtgatttgtaggatgaagtgttgatgaaaccatggcttgaagataaaaaattaaaaaaaaaaaaaaaattgtcatcatcagtttgagcttttcattgagtaatcAGATttcatgcctcactaagcattgagtgttcacgtaaaaagatgagaaattcaacttggttgactgtatgactagtttggcttcgtagcctttttgacttgagtaattaagccttaggggtgttttacatctagtgccctaaaaccatctggtttgggagtcactggcccaatactcgttacataggtcaattagaaagcttaagggagccgaacattgcacagcctacacaaaaaaaatgaaaaatatatatatatatatatatatataaaatgcatgtcttgatctaagcctttagtgttttcatttgtgtaaattcctatgaattttgaggtacaccaaactttgagaaaaattgaagcctcttaactttgtgttagtctcactttgcacatttggagcttgtgttgtctcaaatttccacctttgagttgaatgatttgtggttggcttgatttgattgtggtgtttactttgttaaacctgctcatgatatGAGAACCATAtgtttgtatgaaaattgtgtctgtcaatgacatagtgctaaaaatgtttgtgggtatcatttctattaaaccctcacgagacttcactcgtcctctagggatgcctaggggtttaaaaggcttgttgcatacgctaaatgcaatcgtacatcccacgaaagaaggatttatcttttgttttctgtttttccattcttgtttttagttttgtattgctaagggactagcaatatgtaagtttgggggtgtgttaagtgctagaatattcatattttcagccattaaCTTGCaagttttaatcctttagttttggttaattaggtcattttacttcctttttgtattttctttgttttataggcttttggaagaaaataaagcgtttctggaaaaattccaagcttaaagggcaaattgggaagatctagaagatatgattaagcttaaccaatcatggttaaattttaatcaaataaaggaaaggattaattcggaatttctcaatttgaagtcaaatcggattggatgcaaaattggattctgaatacgtctcggtattttggccataactttcagctcaaatattcgattgaggtgattcaagcggcattggaaagataactcaaacctatacaattcattgtgaaatagcattttcccaattcggagttCCGCAAGGCCAAActcacgccgcaagataggaccgcaattctgggcgaatcctattccgatttgggcttaggttttctttaacctaattgggcttggacttaaatctccgaaattcctaggattactagggcttctaggactttcctaagccctataaatagacctctaagcctcacaattgagggggATCAGAAGAAGATGCGCCGGGGGCGCTGTTCTTGGTtgctttccgtgttttctgggtttttgtagcttggaattcgaattcttttgtaagtttttaattttaatgaagtaatttagtttctttatgatttcttttgtcatgagaggctaattcttcaactaaggttgaagatgaagcctcaccattgattagttttatatttttatgtttcgttcgtacaaatccgtcgtttaatgtaatgtatgttcgtttcagttcaattgtgtgacaaaattgtgattgattgttgtttataaatcgtgaaaatgttggatattcattgtgtttcatccaacggatacatcgaatgatttgattgagacttatatccattgtgatttacggatacaatggatgatttgatctcaattggatattcgttgtgatttgtaatagagatggattcatcgaatgattcaattggtttataaaaaaacaatagaacatatatagggtttaattgtttgtcggatgcatgaatgaaaacataagaatgtatgctttgatttggtgaggtgaattctaaaaccttagtcgtttatcttttgattatttttattttatttagtttatgttagtttattttcaaaatcaaaatcattcggaactaggttaagatataattgatttagatagaaattaaatttcacaaacacaattccctgtggatcgacctcgcacttgcacacacactatattgcacacgactcgtgcgcttgcgagtacaattaaatttgtacattaCTGATATTTTACTACTGgcccattgggtgtaattaatttatgtaggcttggggacaaataagttgtggggggtattttggggttttccaaaatacttacaattagggttttcctatcaatatgttatgttgtaactataaatcattgaatagtaaaatatagccgcaaTCTCTCCTGTGGAcataggcacattgccgaaccacgtaagtttgtgtctcgactctctcttgatctctctcttttcgattccatattattcatcatcgttgtgcacggtaacaacctCAGATCTCACCCATGTAAACACTTAATTTATGGGATAGATCTGCTCTTGGTAAACTAGATCTAACAGATCAGTTGATCATATGcttacaataaaattttttatttacccGGCTGTGAGAGATAAGCCCTCGCACAAAAAATTATCCGTCTTCAACTCGAAAGCTAgaacaacataaacaaacaaaaaataaaaaaccagaaACAGCAGCAGCAGGCTCACACAAAAGCTCGTGAGAATCACGCGATCCATGCTCCAGCGCGTTCAAACCACAACCGTCGCATGTTGACTAGAGGGAAAATGTTTGTTGTCTATAGGACTCATTGGCACCGAGGAAGAATGTGTAATGATACATATAGGACTTGGACTGGCAGCGAAAACATAGATCTGCTTCAGAAAAAACCGATCTAAGACTTGTAAAAACCAACAAAGCCAAAAGATCAGGGAGAAAAACGAACGGCAAGCTGGAGtctaaacaaaaataaggaaaaaggggAAGGAAACCATTCTTCCTCCCTTTTGAATTGCATTCAATTAGTTTTATTAGTTTTGTAATTAAACTAATGCATATCACTAATTATTATACATTAGTTATATTAGGCTTCGtttacttcaacgtaaaatggtttccgtcggaaaatattttaagggaagctattttccctgaaaatgttttctgtcgaAAACATGTTACGACGTTTATCTCGcgcacaaaaaataaatttttttaatatatatatatatatatttccaataaGGCCCCCACTGGGACATcgtcgggacctgcccgggacttgaccgggacccgcttgggacttgcccgggaccctgCCGAGACCTACCTAGGACCCCGTCGGGACCtacctaggacttgaccgggacccggccaggacttgatcgggacctcgCCCATACCCAGTCGGAGCATGCCCGAAAACCTGCTCGGACCCGCGTGGGACTTTCTTGAGACCCcgccaggacctgcccgggacttgaccgggaccccaccgggacttgaccggtaATCGCTCTGGAATTGCCCTGGACCTGACTGGGACCCTcccaggacttgatcgggacccgtctgggcaagtcccaggcaggGTCATGgacaagtctcgggcgggtcctaggcaagtcccaGCGGGTTCCAGGTAAAGTCCCGTGTAGGTCTCGAgcgagtcccagtcaagtcccgggcgggtcccaagCAGGTCCCGGTCTaatcccggtcaagtcccgggcgggtcctaaTCAGGTCCTAGatgggtcccgggcaggtcccggtcaagtcctgggcgggtccctgtcaggtcctgggcaagtcccgggtaggtccagtcaagtcctgggcaggtgCCGGCCatgtcccaggcgggtcccggtcatgttccagtcaggtcccgggcgggtctcgggcatgtcttgggcgggtcctgggcaagtcccggacgggtctcggtcaagtcctggcagggtcccagtcaagtcctgggcaagtcTCTGCGGGGTCCCGAGtgggtcctaggcgggtcccgggcaggtcctggtcatgtcccgggcaagtcctgggcACGTGCCGGTccggtcccggtcaagtccaggGCGAGTCCCGGGCAAGTACCAGATTGGTCCTGGTCGGGTCTCGAGTGGGTTTTTGGCAGGTCCGGGCGGGTCCCGTTCAAGTCCAGTCTGGTCCCGGGTAGGTCTTGGTGCGGTCCCAAGCGGGTACTGGGTGAGttctggtcaagtcccgagtgggtcctgggcaagtcccggcgAGATTCTAGGAGGGTCTTGGCAAGATCcttcgatttaagaatgagatgctcacagccggaaaattaaagaagaattttcggttaaggctccgtttacttcgacgtaaatgatttccagaaaatgatttccgtattttacggtgtttacttcgacgtaaaatagtggtcaacggaaaatattttccttttgaccgaaaattcttctttaattttcggaaaattgtttacgattttgaaaaccgtaaaccattttccgactatgagcatctcattcttaaattgatggaccttgccaagaccagCCCAGAACTTcgccaggacttgaccgggacctgcctaggacccgcGCGGGACCTACCCAGGatttgactgggacccgcccaggacttgcccgggacctaaccaggacccgcccgggacctgcccgggacttgagcgggacccgcccgagactNNNNNNNNNNNNNNNNNNNNCGGTGAGGTCCCAAGCAAGTCCtcggcgggtcctggtcaagtcctggtGGGTCCCAGGCGGGTTTCGGTCAAGTCCCGCcggggtcccagtcaagtcccagcagggtcccgggcaggtcccgagcaagtctcggtcaggtcccgatcaagtcccggtcaagtcttggaCAGGTCTTggcggggtcccgggcaagtctcgggcgggtccctgtcaagtcctgggcgagtcccgcCAGGGTCCCATGCAAGTCCTGCCgaggtcccgggcgggttccGGTCAGGTTCTGggcaagtcctggtcaagtcccaggtaGGTCCCAGTGAGGTCCCGGACAAGTCTTGGTTAAGTTCCGACGGGGTCCAGTGCATGTCCCTGCGGAGTCTCGAACAAGTCCCATGCAGGTCCCggcggggaccttattggaaaacgccgtaaaatgttttcgatggaaaatatttttcagggaaaatgactttcctgaaaatattttacgaatgaaaccattttacgtcgaagtaaacggagccaaAGGAAAGTATTTTctgttgaccactattttacggcGAAGTAAACATTGTAAAATGCAGAAAGCATTTTCTAGAAAccattttatgtcgaagtaaacAGAATCTAATAATTATAACTGAATTATTTATGGTTATCAATAATTACATATCATTACGGAAAGTTATTTATActtatccttaattttttatatttattttaaattttctatgaatttcttagaattaattttgaaatatatatacatatttataataacatttttataaaatttttccctattgatttctaattttctaaaactatctaaaattttaagattatTCATTGCCTTTTAGTTAAGATACGTACTTAaaattatctatatataaatgtgtgtttttttttttagatgaataggtaattttgtatataaaaatGCTAGAAACCAACCATTACAATTTCCAGAAGGAAAACAAACTAGACAACTACACACGTCCGGTCCTGTACGGCTGTACTATATGttatttcaaattatatttttgtaattatttaaaaGTTCGATAATTCAAAGCCACGGCTTGTGTTTTGGACAAGTCAAAACCCCATTGAGGGCCTGACAGTTCAGGACGAGCCAGGCCTTCATTTAGGGCCTAGCAGCTTGGGCCAAGGTAGGCTCTTTTTAGATCAAGGCCTGGTAGAGAAAATgcttatgcctttttttttttctttttttaaaatgcttaTGCTTGAACCAACTacaaagcattttctttttcatttttcttcaatttctcacCAGGGTCTCCAAGGCTCCCCAGTCCCTATGACCGCCGGAATGGGGTCCATATATGGCCCTCCACGACCATGGAGAGattttgtgataatttttttggagtataatcattattttataaGTACTTTGTTAGAAGGAGAGACAGAATGTAAAAGAAATTATCTATTTCATAAAGTCTTGGATTACAAAGAGATATtgataaaattgaaatgaaatacAATAACCTTCCTGATAAAAGGTGAAAGCATGCATAGGAaataattttgatcttttccaTGAAATCTTCTTTCACCAGCCGACTAACCAACTGCTTCGCTTGCACCTTACTTCTGTGTAGTCTAACATCACCGGTTCAACATAAAGTTTGGGCCATAAGGGAATCCTCTACAAGTTATTGGTAGCTCTCGAAAAAAGTGCCACTTAGAAACAACGAAAGCAGGACAGACAAACTTCACCACCAACTACGATCTAGTTTACTAAATGAAGATGGAGTCACGATTTTAAGCGCAAGCAAATAGCATAAAAAGAGGAGAAACATGGGTATTAGGAAAAATAAGCTCAGAGGACTATTCCATGGGAGGAGTATGATTAATAGGCCCATTGTTACAGCAAAGCTGATATTATTAACAATAACATAAAGTAGGTGAAAATAGTGTTCATCCATGATTACCTTCCCCGCCTGGTGTGGGACTGTGCAATTACCAATCGGATTGTGTTGAGGATCACAGTTATCTGGCCAAAGTCCTCCCGAGGGGGTGAGTACCAATTGGAAGTTGATTGTTAAATAAAGCACCGCAACTACCAACAAGATACTACGCAACTCATTCGTTATACCTATTTGTAGAAGAAGCATACACTTTCGGAAATCACCAACAAAGTTAGATCTGAGGTAAACTTCATGAGTAATAGCTCTACGAAAAGGACAAAGACGTAAAACTACTCTAGCACGATGTAGCATACGTCTCATCTCACTGCTGATTGGCGTTTGCCCTTGCCAGATGGTACAACCCTCTAAATTTTCAGAGTTTATTGTAACTCCAACATTATTCAATAATCGCCGCACGACCTGTATGACACAATCATGCACAATTAGTAATCCCGTCACTTTAAAATGGACAACGTACAATAAGGTAATgttacaaatt
This genomic interval from Corylus avellana chromosome ca3, CavTom2PMs-1.0 contains the following:
- the LOC132174181 gene encoding uncharacterized protein LOC132174181, with amino-acid sequence MLLYALIRGDVKVLDRIDKLPFVETPLHVAAFAGHTRFASEIMRLKPSFSRKRNEDGFTPVHLALQNNKTEVVRQLLDVDQDLVRAQGKEGVTPLHYVALTGNLVLLAEFLNVCPKSIKDVTIRRDTAFHIALKNNKVDAFNILMKWYEKTRFNDVLASQNKQDKNVLLSGYGNLLNSKDEEGNTLLHIAVSQNQPKVVRRLLNNVGVTINSENLEGCTIWQGQTPISSEMRRMLHRARVVLRLCPFRRAITHEVYLRSNFVGDFRKCMLLLQIGITNELRSILLVVAVLYLTINFQLVLTPSGGLWPDNCDPQHNPIGNCTVPHQAGKDLAKTLLESRRDLPRTHSGLDQNSPSTRLGPHQDLPGTRLDLNGTRPDLPKTHSRPDQDQSGTCPGLALDLTGTGPARAQDLPGT